A region of Pongo pygmaeus isolate AG05252 chromosome 15, NHGRI_mPonPyg2-v2.0_pri, whole genome shotgun sequence DNA encodes the following proteins:
- the BMP4 gene encoding bone morphogenetic protein 4 isoform X2, with amino-acid sequence MIPGNRMLMVVLLCQVLLGGASHASLIPETGKKKVAEIQGHAGGRRSGQSHELLRDFEATLLQMFGLRRRPQPSKSAVIPDYMRDLYRLQSGEEEEEQIHSTGLEYPERPASRANTVRSFHHEEHLENIPGTSENSAFRFLFNLSSIPENEVISSAELRLFREQVDQGPDWERGFHRINIYEVMKPPAEVVPGHLITRLLDTRLIHHNVTRWETFDVSPAVLRWTREKQPNYGLAIEVTHLHQTRTHQGQHVRISRSLPQGSGNWAQLRPLLVTFGHDGRGHALTRRRRAKRSPKHHPQRARKKNKNCRRHSLYVDFSDVGWNDWIVAPPGYQAFYCHGDCPFPLADHLNSTNHAIVQTLVNSVNSSIPKACCVPTELSAISMLYLDEYDKVVLKNYQEMVVEGCGCR; translated from the exons ATGATTCCTGGTAACCGAATGCTGATGGTCGTTTTATTATGCCAAGTCCTGCTAGGAGGCGCGAGCCATGCTAGTTTGATACCTGAGACGGGGAAGAAAAAAGTCGCCGAGATTCAGGGCCACGCGGGAGGACGCCGCTCAGGGCAGAGCCATGAGCTCCTGCGGGACTTCGAGGCGACACTTCTGCAGATGTTTGGGCTGCGCCGCCGCCCGCAGCCTAGCAAGAGTGCCGTCATTCCGGATTACATGCGGGATCTTTACCGGCTTCagtctggggaggaggaggaagagcagatCCACAGCACTGGTCTGGAGTATCCTGAGCGCCCGGCCAGCCGGGCCAACACCGTGAGGAGCTTCCACCACGAAG AACATCTGGAGAACATCCCAGGGACCAGTGAAAACTCTGCTTTTCGTTTCCTCTTTAACCTCAGCAGCATCCCTGAGAACGAGGTGATCTCCTCTGCAGAGCTTCGGCTCTTCCGGGAGCAGGTGGACCAGGGCCCTGATTGGGAACGGGGCTTCCACCGTATAAATATTTATGAGGTTATGAAGCCCCCAGCAGAAGTAGTGCCTGGGCACCTCATCACACGACTACTGGACACGAGACTGATCCACCACAATGTGACACGGTGGGAAACTTTTGATGTGAGCCCTGCGGTCCTTCGCTGGACCCGGGAGAAGCAGCCAAACTATGGGCTAGCCATTGAGGTGACTCACCTCCATCAGACTCGGACCCACCAGGGCCAGCATGTCAGGATTAGCCGATCGTTACCTCAAGGGAGTGGGAATTGGGCCCAGCTCCGGCCCCTCCTGGTCACCTTTGGCCATGATGGCCGGGGCCATGCCTTGACCCGACGCCGGAGGGCCAAGCGTAGCCCTAAGCATCACCCACAGCGGGCCCGGAAGAAGAATAAGAACTGCCGGCGCCACTCGCTCTATGTGGACTTCAGCGATGTGGGCTGGAATGACTGGATTGTGGCCCCACCAGGCTACCAGGCCTTCTACTGCCATGGGGACTGCCCCTTTCCACTGGCTGACCACCTCAACTCAACCAACCATGCCATTGTGCAGACCCTGGTCAATTCTGTCAATTCCAGTATCCCCAAAGCCTGTTGTGTGCCCACTGAACTGAGTGCCATCTCCATGCTGTACCTGGATGAGTATGATAAGGTGGTACTGAAAAATTATCAGGAGATGGTAGTAGAGGGATGTGGGTGCCGCTGA
- the BMP4 gene encoding bone morphogenetic protein 4 isoform X3 — translation MFGLRRRPQPSKSAVIPDYMRDLYRLQSGEEEEEQIHSTGLEYPERPASRANTVRSFHHEEHLENIPGTSENSAFRFLFNLSSIPENEVISSAELRLFREQVDQGPDWERGFHRINIYEVMKPPAEVVPGHLITRLLDTRLIHHNVTRWETFDVSPAVLRWTREKQPNYGLAIEVTHLHQTRTHQGQHVRISRSLPQGSGNWAQLRPLLVTFGHDGRGHALTRRRRAKRSPKHHPQRARKKNKNCRRHSLYVDFSDVGWNDWIVAPPGYQAFYCHGDCPFPLADHLNSTNHAIVQTLVNSVNSSIPKACCVPTELSAISMLYLDEYDKVVLKNYQEMVVEGCGCR, via the exons ATGTTTGGGCTGCGCCGCCGCCCGCAGCCTAGCAAGAGTGCCGTCATTCCGGATTACATGCGGGATCTTTACCGGCTTCagtctggggaggaggaggaagagcagatCCACAGCACTGGTCTGGAGTATCCTGAGCGCCCGGCCAGCCGGGCCAACACCGTGAGGAGCTTCCACCACGAAG AACATCTGGAGAACATCCCAGGGACCAGTGAAAACTCTGCTTTTCGTTTCCTCTTTAACCTCAGCAGCATCCCTGAGAACGAGGTGATCTCCTCTGCAGAGCTTCGGCTCTTCCGGGAGCAGGTGGACCAGGGCCCTGATTGGGAACGGGGCTTCCACCGTATAAATATTTATGAGGTTATGAAGCCCCCAGCAGAAGTAGTGCCTGGGCACCTCATCACACGACTACTGGACACGAGACTGATCCACCACAATGTGACACGGTGGGAAACTTTTGATGTGAGCCCTGCGGTCCTTCGCTGGACCCGGGAGAAGCAGCCAAACTATGGGCTAGCCATTGAGGTGACTCACCTCCATCAGACTCGGACCCACCAGGGCCAGCATGTCAGGATTAGCCGATCGTTACCTCAAGGGAGTGGGAATTGGGCCCAGCTCCGGCCCCTCCTGGTCACCTTTGGCCATGATGGCCGGGGCCATGCCTTGACCCGACGCCGGAGGGCCAAGCGTAGCCCTAAGCATCACCCACAGCGGGCCCGGAAGAAGAATAAGAACTGCCGGCGCCACTCGCTCTATGTGGACTTCAGCGATGTGGGCTGGAATGACTGGATTGTGGCCCCACCAGGCTACCAGGCCTTCTACTGCCATGGGGACTGCCCCTTTCCACTGGCTGACCACCTCAACTCAACCAACCATGCCATTGTGCAGACCCTGGTCAATTCTGTCAATTCCAGTATCCCCAAAGCCTGTTGTGTGCCCACTGAACTGAGTGCCATCTCCATGCTGTACCTGGATGAGTATGATAAGGTGGTACTGAAAAATTATCAGGAGATGGTAGTAGAGGGATGTGGGTGCCGCTGA